The genome window CGGCTCGGGGCGTACGACGCGCGGCTCACGCCCGGGTCGGTCGTGGCCGAGGTGTACGGCGCGGAGCGCGTCTCCGAGCGTCACCGCCACCGCTACGAGGTCAACAACGCCTACCGCGACAAGCTCGAGGCCGCAGGCCTGGTGATCTCCGGGGTGTCGCCCGACAGGTCGCTCGTGGAGTTCGTCGAGCTGCCCCGCGAGGAGCACCCGTACTACGTCGCCACGCAGGCGCACCCGGAGTTCAAGTCCCGGCCGACGCGTGCGCACCCGCTCTTCTCCGGCCTGGTCGGCGCTGCGCTCGCGGCACGGACCGGCGCGTGAGCGACGTGCCGCTCGTCGACGTCCCGTGCGAGCGGGACGTCGTGGAGCACCGACTGCTGCACGACGGGCGGGTGTGGGACCTGGTGTCCGACACGGTGCGTCTCGACGACGGCGAGGTCGTGCGTGAGTACGTCGACCACCCCGGGGCCGTCGCGGTGATCGCGCTCGACGACGACGACCGCGTGCTGCTGCTCTCGCAGTACCGGCACCCGGTGCGGCACGTCCTGTGGGAGCCGTCGGCCGGGCTGCTCGACGTCGAGAACGAGGACCTCGTCGCTGCCGCGGCACGCGAGCTCGCCGAGGAGGCCGACCTCGTCGCCGGCCGGTGGTGGCGCCTCGTGGAGTACTTCAGCTCGCCCGGTGGCTCGGACGAGCGCATCACGGTGTTCCTCGCGCGCGACCTCACGCCCGTGCCGGACGACGAGCGGTACGAGCGCGGCGAGGAGGAGGCGGCGATGGTGCCCGTGTGGGTGCCGCTCGACGACGCCGTGGCCGGCGTCCTGGCGGGGCGCCTGCACAGCCCGACCACCGTGACGGGCGTGCTCGCCGCGGCAGCCGCACGCGCGGCCGGCTGGGCCAACCTCACCGAGGTCACGCCTGCCTGACGGCCGCGTTCCCGCCTGACGGGCGAGCCCGGGACCCGAGCGGTCCCGGGCTCGCCCCGCTCAAGCGGCGCGGCGGCGCAGCGTGCCGAGGAAGAACGCGGTCGCGGCGATCAGCAGGCCGGCTCCGAGCATGTGCAGGTTGACCAGCGCGATCGGCA of Cellulomonas dongxiuzhuiae contains these proteins:
- a CDS encoding NUDIX domain-containing protein — protein: MPLVDVPCERDVVEHRLLHDGRVWDLVSDTVRLDDGEVVREYVDHPGAVAVIALDDDDRVLLLSQYRHPVRHVLWEPSAGLLDVENEDLVAAAARELAEEADLVAGRWWRLVEYFSSPGGSDERITVFLARDLTPVPDDERYERGEEEAAMVPVWVPLDDAVAGVLAGRLHSPTTVTGVLAAAAARAAGWANLTEVTPA